One region of Alosa sapidissima isolate fAloSap1 chromosome 1, fAloSap1.pri, whole genome shotgun sequence genomic DNA includes:
- the LOC121709043 gene encoding C-type lectin domain family 4 member E-like, which yields MELLESSFNKLKHEKGQILISHNNLTKENDRLWKIVSKLERDCCPENWWKHSSSCYFISAVEKTWNESRQYCREKDGDLVIINSKEEQEFLNDNMKEGMKEIWIGLSDTDTEGVWRWVDGTPLTGSCRMWRMGEPNDSDGNEDCAVFCRITQSSPQHSSIRRGHPATLQVWNDVPCFRPMPFICERKQL from the exons ATGGAGCTATTGGAATCCTCTTTTAACAAACTGAAGCATGAGAAGGGCCAGATACTAATCAGTCACAACAACTTGACCAAGGAGAATGACAGGCTTTGGAAAATAGTATCTAAGCTTG AGAGAGACTGCTGCCCAGAGAATTGGTGGAAGCACAGCTCTAGCTGTTATTTTATCTCAGCTGTGGAGAAAACCTGGAATGAGAGCAGACAATACTGcagagaaaaagatggagacCTGGTGATCATCAATAGCAAAGAGGAACAG GAGTTCTTAAATGACAACATGAAGGAGGGCATGAAGGAgatttggattggcttgagtgacacagacacagaaggaGTCTGGAGGTGGGTGGATGGCACCCCATTAACTGGGAG TTGCAGAATGTGGAGAATGGGAGAACCAAACGACAGTGATGGGAATGAGGACTGTGCTGTTTTCTGTAGAATTACTCAATCAAGCCCACAGCACTCCTCCATTAGACGTGGCCATCCAGCTACCCTCCAGGTCTGGAATGACGTCCCCTGCTTCCGGCCAATGCCCTTTATCTGTGAGCGGAAACAGCTGTGA